The Coffea eugenioides isolate CCC68of chromosome 8, Ceug_1.0, whole genome shotgun sequence genome has a segment encoding these proteins:
- the LOC113780520 gene encoding uncharacterized protein LOC113780520, whose amino-acid sequence MKIISGALVLVKGIRKNNNLYYYQGNVVVGIAAVDSSDDRELKVTRLWHIRLGHVGEKSLNLLMNQGLLKGASVCKLDFCEHCVKGKQTRVKFGTAIHDSKGILNYVYSDMWGPSKTISLGGKNYFVTFIDDFFRRV is encoded by the coding sequence ATGAAAATCATTTCAGGTGCATTGGTGCTGGTGAAAGGAATccgaaaaaataataacttgtATTACTATCAAGGTAATGTAGTTGTTGGAATAGCAGCAGTGGATTCCAGTGATGATCGAGAATTGAAAGTAACTAGATTATGGCATATACGCTTAGGGCATGTCGGAGAAAAATCCTTGAATCTTCTGATGAATCAAGGACTATTGAAAGGAGCCAGTGTTTGCAAGTTAGATTTTTGCGAGCATTGTGTCAAAGGGAAGCAGACAAGGGTAAAATTTGGCACTGCAATTCACGATTCCAAGGGTATTTTGAATTATGTGTACTCTGATATGTGGGGACCTTCCAAAACAATTTCTCTGGGAGgcaaaaattattttgttacATTTATCGATGACTTCTTTCGAAGAGTATAG
- the LOC113781288 gene encoding premnaspirodiene oxygenase-like isoform X1: MELPFNFIAFFLFLAFVLCLIKEWKRSKAAQKFPPSPLKLPVIGNMHHLVGSPPHHALRKLARQHGALMHLQLGEISSIVVSSPHLAKEIMKTHDLAFADRAEFLTSKILMYNSSDIACCPYGDYWRQMRKICTLELLSAKNVRSFGSIRQDEASHLVASVQALAAAGKLVNISEKLYSYTSSMVCRAAFGKVSKDLHREFLQLTSESAPLSSTFDISDLFPSFKILHPLLSVKSQLVKIHLKMDKLLGNIIDQHIDNLARTNMATGESGNEDLIDVLLRVKESGDLQFPIANNNIKAIVIDVFSAGTETSSTTVEWAMSEMVRNPNVMAKAQSEIRTAFKGKKKIEETDIQELKYLKLVIKETLRLHPPVPLLVPRECREECEIEGYTIPVKTRVLVNAWAIGRDPEYWDDPESFKPDRFKTNPVDFTGTHFEYLPFGAGRRMCPGISFGLANVDLPLALLLYHFNWKLPNGLDPCDLDMSETVGITASRKDSLRLLATSYDP, from the exons ATGGAACTCCCCTTCAACTTCATtgccttctttcttttccttgcctttGTCTTATGTTTAATCAAGGAATGGAAGAGATCCAAAGCAGCCCAAAAGTTTCCACCATCTCCTTTAAAGCTACCTGTTATTGGAAACATGCACCATTTGGTCGGTTCCCCACCCCATCACGCTCTAAGAAAATTAGCTAGGCAACATGGAGCTCTGATGCACCTTCAACTCGGTGAAATTTCTTCAATCGTTGTATCATCGCCACATTTGGCTAAAGAGATCATGAAAACTCATGATCTTGCCTTCGCGGATCGGGCAGAATTTCTAACGAGCAAGATCTTAATGTATAACAGCTCAGACATTGCTTGCTGCCCATACGGTGACTACTGGAGACAAATGCGAAAAATTTGCACTCTGGAACTCCTTAGTGCTAAAAATGTCCGATCTTTTGGCTCCATCAGGCAAGATGAGGCTTCGCATCTTGTGGCATCTGTTCAGGCTTTAGCTGCTGCTGGAAAACTAGTTAACATAAGCGAGAAACTGTACTCGTACACGAGTTCTATGGTTTGCAGAGCAGCATTTGGGAAAGTAAGCAAAGACCTTCACCGTGAATTCTTACAGCTAACGAGTGAATCAGCACCCCTTTCAAGTACCTTCGATATTTCTGATCTGTTTCCATCTTTCAAGATTCTTCATCCCCTCCTTTCGGTCAAGAGCCAACTGGTTAAGATCCATCTTAAGATGGATAAACTGCTTGGCAACATAATTGATCAGCACATCGACAACCTAGCCAGAACAAATATGGCCACTGGTGAATCCGGCAATGAAGATCTAATTGATGTTTTACTTCGAGTTAAAGAAAGCGGTGACCTTCAATTTCCAATCGCCAATAATAACATCAAGGCTATTGTAATA GACGTGTTTTCAGCCGGAACTGAAACTTCATCCACGACTGTGGAATGGGCTATGTCAGAGATGGTTAGAAATCCAAATGTTATGGCCAAAGCTCAATCTGAAATAAGGACAGCCTtcaagggaaagaaaaaaattgaagaaactgATATTCAAGAATTGAAGTACCTAAAGTTAGTGATCAAAGAAACTCTTAGGTTACATCCTCCAGTCCCTTTGCTAGTTCCTAGAGAATGCAGGGAGGAATGTGAAATTGAGGGATACACCATTCCCGTCAAGACAAGAGTCTTAGTCAATGCCTGGGCAATAGGGAGAGATCCTGAGTATTGGGATGATCCGGAGAGTTTTAAACCAGACAGATTCAAAACCAATCCAGTTGATTTCACAGGAACTCACTTCGAGTATCTACCGTTTGGTGCAGGCAGGAGGATGTGCCCTGGAATTTCATTTGGCTTAGCTAATGTTGACCTTCCTTTAGCTCTTCTGCTTTACCACTTCAACTGGAAACTCCCGAATGGCCTTGATCCCTGTGACTTAGACATGTCAGAGACAGTAGGAATAACAGCATCAAGAAAAGATAGCCTTCGTTTGCTAGCCACATCATATGATCCTTAG
- the LOC113781288 gene encoding premnaspirodiene oxygenase-like isoform X2, with protein MELPFNFIAFFLFLAFVLCLIKEWKRSKAAQKFPPSPLKLPVIGNMHHLVGSPPHHALRKLARQHGALMHLQLGEISSIVVSSPHLAKEIMKTHDLAFADRAEFLTSKILMYNSSDIACCPYGDYWRQMRKICTLELLSAKNVRSFGSIRQDEASHLVASVQALAAAGKLVNISEKLYSYTSSMVCRAAFGKILHPLLSVKSQLVKIHLKMDKLLGNIIDQHIDNLARTNMATGESGNEDLIDVLLRVKESGDLQFPIANNNIKAIVIDVFSAGTETSSTTVEWAMSEMVRNPNVMAKAQSEIRTAFKGKKKIEETDIQELKYLKLVIKETLRLHPPVPLLVPRECREECEIEGYTIPVKTRVLVNAWAIGRDPEYWDDPESFKPDRFKTNPVDFTGTHFEYLPFGAGRRMCPGISFGLANVDLPLALLLYHFNWKLPNGLDPCDLDMSETVGITASRKDSLRLLATSYDP; from the exons ATGGAACTCCCCTTCAACTTCATtgccttctttcttttccttgcctttGTCTTATGTTTAATCAAGGAATGGAAGAGATCCAAAGCAGCCCAAAAGTTTCCACCATCTCCTTTAAAGCTACCTGTTATTGGAAACATGCACCATTTGGTCGGTTCCCCACCCCATCACGCTCTAAGAAAATTAGCTAGGCAACATGGAGCTCTGATGCACCTTCAACTCGGTGAAATTTCTTCAATCGTTGTATCATCGCCACATTTGGCTAAAGAGATCATGAAAACTCATGATCTTGCCTTCGCGGATCGGGCAGAATTTCTAACGAGCAAGATCTTAATGTATAACAGCTCAGACATTGCTTGCTGCCCATACGGTGACTACTGGAGACAAATGCGAAAAATTTGCACTCTGGAACTCCTTAGTGCTAAAAATGTCCGATCTTTTGGCTCCATCAGGCAAGATGAGGCTTCGCATCTTGTGGCATCTGTTCAGGCTTTAGCTGCTGCTGGAAAACTAGTTAACATAAGCGAGAAACTGTACTCGTACACGAGTTCTATGGTTTGCAGAGCAGCATTTGGGAAA ATTCTTCATCCCCTCCTTTCGGTCAAGAGCCAACTGGTTAAGATCCATCTTAAGATGGATAAACTGCTTGGCAACATAATTGATCAGCACATCGACAACCTAGCCAGAACAAATATGGCCACTGGTGAATCCGGCAATGAAGATCTAATTGATGTTTTACTTCGAGTTAAAGAAAGCGGTGACCTTCAATTTCCAATCGCCAATAATAACATCAAGGCTATTGTAATA GACGTGTTTTCAGCCGGAACTGAAACTTCATCCACGACTGTGGAATGGGCTATGTCAGAGATGGTTAGAAATCCAAATGTTATGGCCAAAGCTCAATCTGAAATAAGGACAGCCTtcaagggaaagaaaaaaattgaagaaactgATATTCAAGAATTGAAGTACCTAAAGTTAGTGATCAAAGAAACTCTTAGGTTACATCCTCCAGTCCCTTTGCTAGTTCCTAGAGAATGCAGGGAGGAATGTGAAATTGAGGGATACACCATTCCCGTCAAGACAAGAGTCTTAGTCAATGCCTGGGCAATAGGGAGAGATCCTGAGTATTGGGATGATCCGGAGAGTTTTAAACCAGACAGATTCAAAACCAATCCAGTTGATTTCACAGGAACTCACTTCGAGTATCTACCGTTTGGTGCAGGCAGGAGGATGTGCCCTGGAATTTCATTTGGCTTAGCTAATGTTGACCTTCCTTTAGCTCTTCTGCTTTACCACTTCAACTGGAAACTCCCGAATGGCCTTGATCCCTGTGACTTAGACATGTCAGAGACAGTAGGAATAACAGCATCAAGAAAAGATAGCCTTCGTTTGCTAGCCACATCATATGATCCTTAG
- the LOC113781061 gene encoding uncharacterized protein LOC113781061, with product MGKHGKRLSQQQQQKQQRRGRRAFSYHNEEEEEQQYIEQRDSEENDDESQEEEEEEVEEDNEISQSPSNNDVPSKFLLYQQSVQSPKGDISYLQKFFLMYVGGRMPLHLQEDFCGTALLSTEWLRTDARRTAIGLDLDIEALKWCMESNLSKVGADVYSRIFLFHGNVLEPLQATLVNFDPQDLGQRITLEDCKDGPDAVLVISSTQGSLLGVSHKLMKDTRLPERDIVCAFNYSCCCLHKRQELVLYFKYALSILNKRGGIFVMDLYGGTSSECQLRMQRRFPTFTYIWEQAEFDVLQGKTRISLHFNLQNQKKKLRHAFSYSWRLWSLPEIKDCLEEAGFRSVHFWMRSMPNSKEIRNIDGFGVGRDIKYEEVTSFQQQDSWNAYIVGVV from the exons ATGGGGAAACACGGGAAAAGGCTAAgtcagcagcagcagcagaagcAGCAGCGCAGAGGTAGAAGAGCCTTTTCATACcacaatgaagaagaagaggaacaACAGTATATAGAGCAAAGGGATTCTGAAGAAAATGACGATGAATCCCaagaagaggaggaggaagaagtaGAAGAAGACAATGAAATTAGTCAAAGCCCATCAAACAATGATGTTCCTTCAAAGTTCTTACTTTATCAACAATCTGTTCAG TCACCAAAAGGGGACATAAGTTACCTGCAAAAGTTCTTTTTGATGTATGTGGGTGGAAGGATGCCACTCCATCTGCAGGAAGATTTCTGTGGCACTGCTCTTTTAAG TACAGAATGGCTTCGTACTGATGCAAGAAGAACGGCTATAGGCCTGGATTTGGACATTGAGGCACTTAAATGGTGCATGGAAAGCAATCTAAGCAAGGTTGGTGCCGATGTCTACTCCAGAATATTTTTGTTTCATGGCAATGTCTTGGAACCTCTTCAGGCTACGTTGGTGAACTTTGATCCTCAAGACCTTGGGCAAAGGATTACATTAGAAGATTGCAAGGATGGCCCGGATGCAGTTTTGGTGATCTCTAGTACACAGGGTAGTCTTCTTGGTGTTAGCCATAAGTTGATGAAGGATACTCGACTCCCAGAAAGAGATATAGTGTGTGCTTTTAACTATAGCTGTTGCTGTCTGCATAAGCGTCAGGAATTGGTTTTATATTTCAAATATGCACTGAGTATCTTGAATAAAAGAGGAGGCATTTTTGTTATGGATCTATATGGAGGTACATCATCTGAATGTCAACTGAGGATGCAGAGGAGATTTCCCACTTTCACA TATATCTGGGAGCAAGCTGAATTTGATGTCCTGCAGGGGAAGACCAGAATCAGCCTCCATTTTAATCtccaaaatcaaaagaaaaagctTCGCCATGCCTTTTCCTACAGCTGGAGACT GTGGTCATTGCCAGAAATCAAAGACTGTCTGGAAGAGGCTGGATTTCGGTCTGTCCACTTCTGGATGCGAAGTATGCCTAACAGTAAAGAAATTAGAAATATAGATGGGTTTGGCGTTGGACGAGACATAAAATATGAAGAAGTAACCAGTTTTCAACAACAGGATTCATGGAATGCATATATTGTAGGTGTTGTCTAA